One genomic region from Campylobacter concisus encodes:
- a CDS encoding class 1 fructose-bisphosphatase, which translates to MQELNQIFNTIKEIAKEISEVIKYADLGYTTHENATGDTQLKLDVKSDEIITAKFKQLACVKALISEEKEDALEINKNANFIIAYDPLDGSSLVDVNFAVGSIFGIYENEVKPENLIAAAYSIYGPRLELVIAEKKGALPKFYRLGKDGEFKFVKELELKEKGKLNATGATQKGWSQTHRNFINELFNEGYRLRYSGAMVSDLHQILLKGGGLFSYPATSDHPNGKLRVVFEVLPFAFIYENAKGATTNGKNQTLFDIKIEKIHQTTPCFFGSRDEISLLHKFYEQK; encoded by the coding sequence ATGCAAGAATTAAACCAAATTTTTAACACCATAAAAGAGATCGCAAAAGAGATAAGCGAAGTGATAAAATACGCCGATCTTGGCTACACAACCCATGAAAACGCGACTGGCGACACGCAACTAAAACTTGATGTCAAAAGCGACGAGATCATCACAGCTAAATTTAAGCAGCTTGCTTGCGTAAAAGCGCTGATCAGCGAAGAAAAAGAGGACGCGCTTGAGATAAACAAAAATGCAAATTTTATCATCGCCTATGATCCGCTTGATGGCTCAAGCCTAGTTGATGTAAATTTCGCCGTTGGCTCGATCTTTGGTATCTATGAAAATGAAGTAAAACCAGAAAATTTAATAGCCGCAGCTTACAGTATATATGGCCCAAGACTTGAGCTGGTAATTGCTGAGAAAAAGGGCGCTTTGCCTAAATTTTATAGACTTGGCAAAGATGGCGAGTTTAAATTTGTAAAAGAGCTTGAGCTAAAAGAAAAAGGTAAGCTAAATGCCACGGGAGCTACGCAAAAAGGCTGGAGCCAAACGCATAGAAATTTTATAAATGAGCTATTTAACGAGGGCTATAGGCTAAGATACTCAGGTGCTATGGTGAGCGACCTACATCAAATTTTACTAAAAGGTGGCGGCCTTTTTAGCTATCCAGCAACTAGCGATCATCCAAATGGCAAGCTAAGAGTAGTCTTTGAGGTATTGCCATTTGCCTTCATATATGAAAACGCAAAGGGCGCAACGACAAACGGTAAAAACCAAACGCTTTTTGATATAAAAATAGAAAAAATTCACCAAACAACGCCATGCTTTTTTGGCTCACGTGATGAAATTTCTCTTTTGCATAAATTTTACGAGCAAAAATAA
- the gltX gene encoding glutamate--tRNA ligase, giving the protein MYRFAPSPTGDMHIGNLRAAIFNYICSLQDKSGFILRIEDTDKERNIEGKEKDILEILSKFGIKPEQIYIQSENLKFHRQLASKLLIDKKAFACFCTEEELEAKKQKAKEQGVAYRYDGTCERLSDAEVLNCEKPFVIRMKKPTRTMSFTDAIKGELSFEPDAVDSFVIMRADKTPTYNFACAVDDMLEGVTFVIRGEDHVSNTPKQDLIREGLGYTGKMNYAHLPILLNIEGKKMSKRENESSVKWLFEQGFLPEAIANYLILLGNKTPTEIFTIEEAVKWFDITKISRSPARFDVKKLEQINREHIKLASKERIKEIFGVDESKAELVKFYTQESSLVPEIKAKVEAIYSPKIAPDEYKNEFEIIKKAARNLKACETFDEFKKELMDATNLKGKNFFMPLRALLTNDLHGPELSELYPLIKDDLAKILI; this is encoded by the coding sequence ATGTATCGTTTTGCACCCTCTCCAACAGGAGATATGCACATAGGAAATTTACGTGCCGCTATTTTTAATTATATTTGTTCTTTACAAGATAAAAGTGGCTTTATTTTACGCATAGAAGATACCGACAAAGAGCGAAATATCGAGGGAAAAGAGAAAGATATCTTAGAAATTTTAAGCAAATTTGGTATAAAGCCAGAGCAAATTTACATCCAAAGTGAAAATTTAAAATTCCACAGACAGCTAGCTTCAAAGCTCCTCATCGACAAAAAAGCTTTTGCTTGCTTTTGCACCGAAGAAGAACTTGAGGCAAAAAAACAAAAAGCAAAAGAACAAGGCGTGGCATATAGATATGACGGTACCTGCGAGAGATTAAGTGACGCCGAAGTTTTAAACTGCGAGAAGCCATTTGTCATCCGCATGAAAAAGCCAACACGCACTATGAGCTTTACAGATGCGATCAAAGGCGAGCTAAGCTTCGAGCCAGACGCTGTTGATAGCTTTGTCATCATGAGAGCGGACAAAACTCCAACTTACAACTTCGCCTGCGCAGTTGATGATATGCTTGAGGGCGTAACCTTTGTCATACGCGGCGAGGACCACGTGAGCAATACACCAAAGCAAGACCTCATACGCGAGGGCCTTGGCTATACCGGTAAGATGAACTACGCGCATTTGCCTATACTTTTAAATATTGAAGGTAAAAAAATGAGCAAGCGTGAGAATGAGTCAAGTGTAAAATGGCTCTTTGAGCAGGGATTTTTGCCTGAGGCGATCGCAAACTATTTGATACTTCTTGGTAACAAAACTCCGACTGAAATTTTTACCATCGAAGAGGCGGTGAAGTGGTTTGATATAACCAAAATTTCACGCTCGCCGGCTAGATTTGACGTGAAAAAACTTGAGCAAATAAATAGAGAACACATCAAGCTTGCTTCAAAAGAGCGTATAAAAGAAATTTTTGGCGTAGATGAGAGTAAGGCTGAGTTAGTTAAATTTTACACTCAAGAAAGCTCATTAGTGCCTGAGATAAAGGCAAAAGTAGAGGCTATATACTCACCAAAAATAGCTCCAGATGAGTACAAAAACGAATTTGAGATCATCAAAAAAGCAGCTCGTAATTTAAAAGCTTGCGAAACTTTTGATGAGTTTAAAAAAGAGCTTATGGACGCTACAAATTTAAAAGGCAAAAACTTTTTCATGCCGCTACGTGCGCTTCTTACAAACGACCTTCACGGTCCTGAGCTAAGCGAGCTCTATCCTCTTATCAAAGATGATCTGGCCAAAATTTTAATCTAG
- a CDS encoding multiheme c-type cytochrome has product MFKKSLMLLACLMSFGFASNMDANKSDALNLNVVKNIKVAHKMSDLSKSCVECHAEKTPGIVADWKNSRHAHVGVSCMDCHSVNADNPMASVKVHPKDSNNHVSMLVSPKTCAKCHENEVEEFVKSGHARGAMQMYANPAMVKLMYHYEGMDHPEYKMAPDATGCTQCHGTVIKLDADHKPTKETWPNYGIGNVYPDGGVGGCKSCHSAHTFSIAEARKPAACASCHLGPDHPDIEIFNNSMHGHIYNSEAHKWNFDAAPDTWDVPDFRAPTCAACHMSGVGETTTTHNVSRRLKWNLWGVSSKLRTAGDEQAAVVYEKTGKLTIGTPLAGHPNGPEAARAEMKLVCKACHTSTHTDNFFIMGDKQVELYNVYNAEATKMLEELKAKNLLLADAWEDEFQDVYYHMWHHEGRRMRQGALMGGPDYSHWHGVFEVKNDIRKLREIYKQRIETGKVK; this is encoded by the coding sequence ATGTTTAAAAAGTCGCTAATGTTATTAGCCTGTCTAATGTCTTTTGGCTTTGCCTCAAACATGGATGCAAATAAATCTGACGCTTTAAACCTTAATGTTGTAAAAAACATTAAAGTTGCTCACAAAATGTCAGACTTATCAAAAAGCTGTGTTGAGTGCCACGCTGAAAAGACACCTGGTATAGTTGCCGATTGGAAAAATAGTCGCCACGCTCACGTTGGCGTAAGTTGTATGGATTGCCACTCTGTAAATGCAGATAATCCTATGGCTTCAGTTAAGGTGCATCCAAAAGATTCTAACAACCATGTTTCAATGCTAGTTAGCCCAAAAACTTGTGCTAAGTGCCACGAGAATGAGGTTGAAGAATTTGTTAAGAGTGGTCACGCAAGAGGTGCTATGCAAATGTATGCTAACCCTGCGATGGTAAAACTAATGTATCACTATGAAGGTATGGATCATCCAGAATACAAAATGGCTCCAGACGCTACTGGTTGTACACAGTGCCACGGAACCGTCATCAAACTAGACGCTGATCACAAACCTACAAAAGAGACTTGGCCAAACTACGGTATAGGTAATGTTTATCCTGATGGTGGCGTAGGCGGATGTAAATCATGCCACAGCGCACACACATTTAGCATAGCTGAAGCTAGAAAACCAGCTGCTTGTGCATCTTGCCACCTTGGACCTGATCACCCAGATATTGAGATCTTTAACAACTCAATGCACGGACATATCTATAATAGCGAAGCTCACAAATGGAATTTTGATGCTGCTCCTGATACATGGGATGTACCAGACTTTAGAGCTCCAACTTGTGCAGCTTGCCACATGAGTGGTGTTGGTGAAACAACAACAACTCACAATGTTTCAAGAAGACTAAAATGGAACCTATGGGGCGTCAGCAGTAAGCTAAGAACAGCTGGTGATGAACAAGCTGCTGTTGTTTACGAAAAAACTGGCAAACTAACCATAGGAACGCCACTTGCAGGTCATCCAAATGGACCAGAAGCAGCAAGAGCTGAGATGAAGCTAGTTTGTAAAGCTTGCCATACATCAACTCATACAGATAACTTCTTCATTATGGGTGATAAGCAAGTAGAGCTTTATAACGTTTACAATGCTGAAGCAACTAAGATGCTTGAAGAGTTGAAAGCTAAAAACTTACTACTCGCAGACGCTTGGGAAGATGAATTCCAAGATGTTTACTATCATATGTGGCACCACGAAGGTCGCCGTATGAGACAAGGTGCTCTAATGGGTGGTCCTGACTATTCACACTGGCATGGAGTATTTGAAGTTAAGAACGACATTAGAAAACTTCGTGAGATCTATAAACAAAGAATTGAGACTGGTAAAGTTAAATAA
- a CDS encoding phosphatidylserine decarboxylase, whose protein sequence is MNKDNLFSQIFGKVAKISFFKPLQETINSFYVRLFKIDMSEFKPANEYKNLNELFTRRLIKPRDFDTVDEMFISPVDGICLSFGSTKELKAFSIKGMEYSVSELLGQSELEGEYDFANIYLSPKDYHHYHAPCDIAIKKAIYIPGKLYSVAAKWLAKVDSLYTKNERVALSCEIKNGKKLWLVFVGALNVGKMKFCFDERIQTNAMANFTQIYEYENLHIKKGERLGNFELGSTIVILSEKDAIEYNLFENKELKFAETIGIIK, encoded by the coding sequence ATGAATAAAGACAATCTATTTTCTCAAATTTTTGGAAAGGTTGCAAAGATTAGCTTTTTCAAACCACTTCAAGAGACCATAAATTCTTTTTATGTAAGACTATTTAAGATAGATATGAGCGAGTTTAAACCAGCAAATGAATATAAAAATTTAAATGAGCTTTTTACTAGAAGGCTCATAAAACCAAGAGATTTTGATACAGTAGATGAGATGTTTATAAGCCCAGTTGATGGTATTTGTCTTAGTTTTGGCAGCACAAAGGAACTAAAGGCCTTTAGTATAAAAGGCATGGAGTATAGTGTAAGTGAACTATTGGGGCAGAGTGAGCTTGAGGGCGAATATGACTTTGCAAATATCTATCTTAGCCCAAAAGATTATCATCATTATCATGCGCCTTGCGATATTGCCATTAAAAAAGCCATATACATTCCGGGTAAGCTTTACAGCGTGGCTGCAAAATGGCTTGCAAAAGTAGACAGCCTTTATACAAAGAATGAACGCGTAGCGCTATCTTGTGAGATAAAAAATGGTAAGAAACTTTGGCTTGTTTTTGTAGGTGCGTTAAATGTCGGAAAGATGAAATTTTGTTTTGATGAGCGTATACAGACAAATGCGATGGCAAATTTTACACAAATTTACGAGTATGAAAATTTACATATCAAAAAGGGCGAGCGCCTTGGGAATTTTGAGCTTGGCTCAACTATCGTGATACTTAGCGAAAAAGATGCAATTGAATACAATCTCTTTGAAAATAAAGAGCTTAAATTTGCCGAGACCATTGGAATAATAAAATAA
- a CDS encoding cytochrome c3 family protein — MAEVKKKFFVWSSVIIGIVIGLIASMGIADALHATGSGYICTICHTMDPMNAAYHEDVHGGNNKLGIKAECSACHLNHTSAYTYVLTKLKVSINDGYKTFFTDTDKIDWRKKREHASHFVYDSGCLTCHSNLKNVIQAGKSFLPHRDYFVLGNPNKKSCVDCHEHVGHKNLGLQIDKFEAIKKQENNKTK; from the coding sequence TTGGCTGAAGTTAAGAAGAAATTTTTTGTTTGGTCATCTGTGATAATAGGCATCGTAATCGGCCTTATCGCTTCTATGGGCATAGCTGATGCACTTCATGCGACTGGTAGTGGCTACATCTGTACCATTTGTCACACGATGGATCCTATGAATGCTGCATATCATGAAGATGTACACGGCGGCAATAACAAGCTTGGCATAAAAGCTGAATGTTCAGCCTGTCACCTAAATCATACAAGTGCCTATACCTATGTACTTACAAAGCTTAAAGTATCGATAAATGATGGTTATAAGACATTTTTTACAGATACGGACAAGATCGACTGGCGTAAAAAACGCGAGCATGCATCTCACTTTGTCTATGATAGTGGATGTTTGACTTGCCACTCAAATTTAAAAAATGTTATTCAAGCTGGTAAATCATTCTTACCACATAGAGATTATTTCGTTCTTGGAAATCCTAATAAAAAATCATGTGTTGACTGCCACGAGCACGTTGGTCACAAGAATTTAGGACTACAAATCGATAAATTTGAAGCAATTAAAAAACAAGAAAACAATAAAACCAAGTAA
- a CDS encoding metallophosphoesterase codes for MGLLRIIIGAFIFSFLINFYSYNRFIKKVSFFIPHLAKIRILLYVICILEFIFVLQIRFSFLSIELYLIAGTLIGFSLFLFAVSLFYDILRSIFSKSSFSPTRRKFIKFCFDITFVIFVIACFLKGIFNALMPPKIRQVDIKIKNLQSSLKIAMITDVHIGEFLQKDFIKKLVNDINLANPDIVVIVGDLVDVNAAFIEDFLEPLKSLKSTYGTFYVPGNHEYYHGIDGILEKISSLGIEILGNKNKKIASINLAGVYDLAGIRFKHLEPNLDEALTGRDPSLPTILLSHQPKFIKSMQQDVDLVLCGHTHAGQIFPFGLLVLLDQGFLHGLYKINDKMQAYVSSGAGFWGPPVRIFAPSEIAILNLSKE; via the coding sequence TTGGGACTTTTGAGAATTATTATTGGAGCATTTATATTTAGTTTTCTTATAAATTTTTATTCATATAACCGTTTCATAAAAAAGGTTTCATTTTTTATACCACATCTTGCAAAAATCAGGATACTTTTATATGTTATTTGTATTCTTGAGTTTATATTTGTTCTTCAGATCAGGTTTTCATTCTTAAGCATTGAGCTTTATTTGATCGCTGGTACGCTCATAGGTTTTTCACTATTTTTGTTTGCTGTTAGTCTATTTTACGATATTTTACGTAGCATTTTTTCTAAAAGTAGCTTTAGTCCAACAAGACGAAAATTTATAAAATTTTGCTTTGATATTACATTTGTCATTTTTGTAATTGCTTGTTTTTTAAAAGGTATTTTCAATGCTTTAATGCCACCAAAGATAAGGCAAGTAGATATAAAAATAAAAAATTTACAAAGCAGCCTAAAAATAGCCATGATAACGGACGTGCATATAGGAGAATTTTTACAGAAAGACTTTATTAAAAAACTCGTCAATGACATAAATTTGGCAAATCCTGACATCGTAGTGATAGTGGGTGACTTAGTTGATGTAAATGCCGCTTTTATAGAAGATTTTCTAGAGCCATTAAAAAGTCTTAAAAGTACTTATGGGACTTTTTATGTACCTGGCAATCATGAATATTATCACGGAATAGATGGCATTTTAGAAAAGATCAGTTCTCTTGGCATAGAAATTTTAGGTAATAAAAACAAAAAAATTGCGAGTATAAATCTAGCTGGCGTTTACGATTTGGCTGGCATTAGGTTTAAACATTTAGAGCCAAATTTAGATGAGGCATTGACAGGACGTGATCCATCGCTACCTACTATCTTGCTCTCTCATCAGCCAAAATTTATAAAATCAATGCAGCAAGACGTTGATCTAGTGCTTTGCGGACATACACACGCTGGTCAAATTTTTCCTTTTGGTCTTTTGGTTTTACTTGATCAGGGATTTTTACATGGCCTTTATAAGATTAATGATAAAATGCAAGCTTATGTTAGCAGTGGTGCTGGATTTTGGGGGCCTCCTGTTAGAATTTTTGCTCCAAGCGAGATTGCAATATTAAATTTAAGTAAGGAATAA
- a CDS encoding YggT family protein: MILSTLFSAIANILHLIITVYTWVIIAAALISWVRPDPSSPVVQLLYRLTEPVYSFIRRYIKTNFSGIDFTPLIVLLALQFLDQFLIRLLFGFAASL, translated from the coding sequence ATGATACTTTCCACTCTATTTTCAGCGATCGCAAACATTTTGCACCTTATTATCACGGTCTATACTTGGGTCATCATCGCAGCAGCTCTGATTAGCTGGGTCAGACCTGATCCTAGCTCGCCGGTCGTGCAGCTACTTTATAGGCTAACTGAGCCGGTTTATAGCTTTATTAGACGCTATATAAAGACAAATTTTAGCGGCATCGACTTTACTCCGCTTATTGTGCTTTTAGCACTTCAATTTTTAGATCAATTTTTAATAAGGCTTTTATTTGGTTTTGCTGCGTCACTTTAG
- a CDS encoding lytic transglycosylase domain-containing protein has protein sequence MVLLRHFSILSLACVALLAKIYTYEELKNEPKSLAKDYYINRLINEGSYTKEQIADLSRDVFRKAGLVQKSIDKILPPKAAPSKCPGVNTKNITQANLTCQNLLTSISFSLKLDNHTREILAANLAKTNPEKSKILLVLNEANPAKAFENLNDTKSFLELFNASSPQNKSILFSESFDANFMTKLYSQKGFTNLLNDIVFNKKYEGFRRNLLSIDPAVTEKNDAFTLGLNAILLGQDDIAFSLFARAKSTFERAWQRDNATFWQYQISKNESFLKELSASKDANIYSLYARDLIGGEPLEVIVPRPNKQNIENFDVSDPFLWNKTVALAKDMNATQASEFAKKFYTNESIGAYAYFMQKAHGWEKQYFLMPSSPEFEGISNERKSMIYALARQESLFIPSVVSTSYALGMMQFMPFLANAIGKKELKIPNFDEDDLFKTDIAFKFANHHLNYLDKFLYHPLFTAYAYNGGIGFTKKLITRDDMFKEGKFEPFLSLEFVPVAETRNYGKKVLANYVIYMALTGSNIKISQLFENLTKPALTDKFRN, from the coding sequence TTGGTTTTGCTGCGTCACTTTAGTATTCTCTCTCTTGCCTGCGTTGCTCTTTTAGCTAAAATTTATACCTACGAAGAGCTAAAAAACGAGCCAAAAAGCCTAGCAAAAGACTACTACATCAACCGTCTTATTAACGAGGGTAGTTATACAAAAGAACAGATTGCAGATCTTTCGCGTGATGTATTTAGAAAAGCGGGCCTTGTTCAAAAATCAATCGATAAAATTTTACCTCCAAAAGCGGCTCCTAGCAAATGCCCTGGTGTAAATACAAAAAATATCACCCAGGCAAATCTAACCTGCCAAAATTTGCTAACATCCATTTCTTTTAGCTTAAAGCTTGATAATCACACTCGTGAAATTTTAGCAGCCAATCTTGCAAAGACAAATCCAGAAAAATCAAAAATTTTACTCGTATTAAATGAAGCAAATCCGGCTAAAGCTTTTGAAAATTTAAACGATACAAAGAGCTTTTTAGAGCTATTTAACGCCTCTAGCCCGCAAAATAAAAGTATACTTTTTAGCGAAAGTTTTGATGCAAATTTCATGACCAAGCTCTACTCACAAAAGGGTTTTACAAATTTATTAAACGATATTGTTTTTAATAAAAAATATGAAGGCTTTAGGAGAAATTTGCTAAGCATCGATCCAGCTGTCACTGAAAAAAATGACGCTTTTACGCTTGGATTAAATGCGATTTTACTAGGACAAGACGATATCGCTTTTAGTCTTTTTGCAAGAGCCAAGAGCACATTTGAAAGAGCTTGGCAAAGAGATAATGCGACCTTTTGGCAGTACCAGATAAGCAAAAACGAAAGCTTTTTAAAAGAGCTAAGTGCCAGCAAGGATGCAAATATCTACTCGCTTTACGCAAGAGATTTGATCGGTGGCGAACCACTTGAAGTCATCGTGCCAAGGCCTAATAAGCAAAATATCGAAAATTTTGACGTGAGCGATCCGTTTTTATGGAACAAAACTGTAGCCCTTGCAAAAGATATGAATGCCACGCAAGCAAGCGAATTTGCGAAGAAATTTTATACAAACGAAAGTATCGGCGCTTATGCATACTTCATGCAAAAGGCACATGGCTGGGAGAAGCAATACTTCTTGATGCCAAGCTCTCCTGAGTTTGAGGGCATCAGCAACGAGAGAAAGTCAATGATCTACGCTCTGGCTAGACAAGAGAGTCTCTTTATCCCAAGCGTAGTTTCTACTTCATACGCCCTTGGTATGATGCAGTTTATGCCGTTTCTTGCAAATGCGATCGGTAAAAAAGAGTTAAAAATCCCAAATTTTGATGAGGATGATCTTTTTAAAACAGATATTGCATTTAAATTTGCAAATCACCACCTAAACTATCTTGATAAATTTCTCTACCATCCGCTATTTACAGCCTATGCATATAATGGCGGTATCGGCTTTACCAAAAAGCTTATCACAAGAGATGATATGTTTAAAGAGGGAAAATTTGAGCCATTTTTATCACTAGAATTTGTCCCTGTGGCAGAGACTAGAAACTACGGCAAAAAGGTGCTTGCAAACTACGTGATTTATATGGCACTTACTGGTTCCAATATAAAGATTTCGCAACTTTTCGAAAATTTAACAAAACCGGCTTTGACTGATAAATTTCGAAACTAA
- the mobB gene encoding molybdopterin-guanine dinucleotide biosynthesis protein B — protein sequence MKRLAIAFSGPSNSGKTTLILKVAKKFIDDGLKVAIVKHDPGDKAKFDVEGKDSFKFSQTGADVVVMSPTRTTYFSQNSQEISDVIKMLGEFDMLLVEGLKTLPLPRLSVFKGEIDESYLSFSDAIATYKEQIPYEIKNLNLDDTNAICAWILENAKAV from the coding sequence ATGAAAAGACTTGCTATCGCTTTTTCTGGCCCTTCAAATAGCGGAAAAACGACTCTTATTTTAAAGGTAGCAAAAAAATTTATAGATGATGGTTTGAAAGTCGCGATAGTAAAACACGACCCGGGCGACAAGGCTAAATTTGACGTTGAAGGCAAGGATAGCTTTAAATTTTCTCAAACTGGGGCTGATGTTGTTGTAATGAGCCCAACTAGAACAACTTATTTTTCACAAAACTCACAAGAAATTAGCGATGTTATTAAAATGCTCGGCGAGTTTGACATGCTCTTAGTCGAGGGGCTAAAGACTCTGCCACTACCAAGGCTAAGCGTTTTTAAAGGTGAGATCGACGAATCTTATCTTAGCTTTTCAGACGCGATCGCCACTTATAAAGAGCAAATTCCCTACGAAATAAAAAATCTCAATTTAGACGATACAAACGCCATTTGTGCGTGGATATTAGAAAATGCAAAGGCTGTATAA
- the mscL gene encoding large-conductance mechanosensitive channel protein MscL gives MSFISEFKEFAMRGNVIDMAVGVVIGGAFGKIVSSLVGDVIMPAVGVLTGGVNFTDLKLTLKEAAEGAPAVTINYGSFIQTMVDFLIIAFCIFCVIKALNTLKNKLPKEEPATAEPETPADIALLTEIRDLLKK, from the coding sequence ATGAGTTTTATAAGCGAATTTAAAGAATTTGCGATGCGCGGAAATGTCATAGATATGGCTGTTGGCGTTGTTATAGGCGGCGCGTTTGGAAAGATCGTTTCATCACTAGTTGGTGATGTTATAATGCCAGCTGTTGGAGTTTTAACTGGCGGTGTAAATTTCACTGATCTTAAGCTTACACTAAAGGAAGCGGCAGAGGGAGCGCCTGCTGTTACGATAAACTATGGCTCATTTATACAAACAATGGTTGATTTTTTAATAATCGCATTTTGTATTTTCTGCGTTATCAAAGCTTTAAATACACTTAAAAATAAATTACCAAAAGAGGAGCCAGCTACAGCAGAGCCTGAAACTCCAGCTGACATTGCACTTTTAACTGAGATTAGAGATCTACTTAAAAAATAA
- a CDS encoding Crp/Fnr family transcriptional regulator: MIEKIPFFQGLNEEDLAKLEAISVVKKYKKGEFLFIEGEEPKWLIFLISGSVKLYKTTANGKEIFIHQLAPMNFVAEVVNFENIVYPASAIFTISGEVLKINYEKFAAEFLIKPEICMKFLKSMSEKIRITTNLLHQELILSSEEKVARFILDHEDLFNELKHTKISSILNMTPETFSRILNKFKTNGLVKLDEKNQILEKYVGGLQEIYSY, translated from the coding sequence ATGATAGAGAAAATCCCGTTTTTTCAAGGCTTAAACGAAGAAGATTTAGCCAAACTTGAAGCCATAAGTGTCGTAAAAAAGTATAAAAAAGGTGAATTTTTATTTATAGAAGGCGAGGAGCCAAAATGGTTAATATTTTTGATAAGTGGCTCTGTTAAGCTTTATAAAACCACGGCAAACGGAAAAGAAATTTTTATTCATCAGTTAGCACCTATGAATTTTGTAGCTGAAGTCGTAAATTTTGAAAATATTGTCTACCCAGCTAGTGCTATTTTTACCATATCTGGCGAGGTATTAAAGATAAATTATGAAAAATTCGCGGCAGAATTTTTAATAAAACCAGAAATTTGTATGAAATTTTTAAAGTCAATGTCTGAAAAGATAAGAATCACAACAAATCTACTTCATCAAGAGTTAATTTTAAGCTCAGAAGAAAAAGTGGCTAGGTTTATTTTAGACCATGAAGATTTATTTAATGAGCTAAAACATACAAAAATTTCATCAATACTTAATATGACTCCAGAAACTTTTTCAAGAATTTTAAATAAATTTAAAACAAATGGATTGGTTAAACTTGACGAAAAGAACCAAATTTTGGAAAAATATGTAGGTGGACTGCAAGAAATTTATTCTTATTGA
- the ychF gene encoding redox-regulated ATPase YchF, producing MGLSVGIVGLPNVGKSTTFNALTKAQNAESANYPFCTIEPNKAIVPVPDKRLNELAKIVSPNKIQYSTIEFVDIAGLVKGASSGEGLGNKFLSNIRETELILHIVRCFEDENITHVEGSVDPVRDIEIIQTELILADIEQLNKKIEKLTREAKANAKGAKEALEVANLLLAHLNDGKSASSFEQKDSEAFLALNRELRLLSAKEVVYGANVDEEGLSEDNKFVKALREYAKASDHEVIKLCAKVEEELIGLSDEEAHEFLASLGTNESGLEKIIKTSFAKLNLISYFTAGVVEVRAWTITNGWKAPKAASVIHNDFERGFIRAEVISYDDYIAHGGENGAKEAGKMRLEGKDYIVQDGDVMHFRFNV from the coding sequence ATGGGACTTTCAGTTGGAATAGTAGGCCTACCAAATGTGGGCAAATCAACGACATTTAACGCGCTTACAAAGGCGCAAAACGCTGAGAGTGCAAACTATCCGTTTTGTACGATCGAGCCAAATAAAGCCATCGTGCCAGTGCCTGATAAGCGTCTAAATGAGCTTGCAAAGATAGTAAGTCCAAATAAAATTCAATACTCAACCATAGAATTTGTTGATATCGCAGGCCTTGTAAAGGGTGCAAGCTCAGGCGAGGGGCTTGGCAATAAATTTTTATCAAACATCAGAGAAACCGAGCTTATCTTACACATCGTTCGCTGCTTTGAAGATGAAAATATTACTCACGTCGAGGGCAGCGTCGATCCAGTAAGAGACATCGAGATCATTCAAACCGAACTGATACTAGCCGACATCGAGCAGCTAAACAAAAAGATAGAAAAGCTCACAAGAGAGGCGAAAGCAAACGCAAAAGGCGCAAAAGAAGCGCTTGAGGTGGCAAATTTACTTTTGGCTCACCTAAACGACGGCAAAAGCGCAAGTAGCTTTGAGCAAAAAGATAGTGAGGCGTTTTTAGCGCTTAATAGAGAGCTAAGGCTTTTAAGCGCCAAAGAGGTAGTTTATGGTGCAAACGTCGATGAAGAAGGGCTTAGCGAAGATAATAAATTTGTAAAAGCACTAAGAGAGTACGCAAAAGCCTCAGACCACGAGGTGATCAAGCTTTGCGCCAAGGTTGAAGAGGAGCTAATCGGCCTAAGCGACGAAGAGGCACACGAGTTTTTGGCATCTCTTGGCACGAACGAGAGCGGTCTTGAAAAGATCATCAAAACATCTTTTGCGAAGCTAAATTTGATAAGCTATTTCACCGCTGGCGTCGTTGAAGTTAGGGCTTGGACGATCACAAATGGCTGGAAAGCGCCAAAAGCAGCAAGCGTCATACACAATGACTTTGAGAGAGGATTTATCAGAGCTGAAGTGATAAGCTATGATGACTACATCGCACATGGCGGCGAAAACGGAGCCAAAGAGGCTGGCAAGATGAGACTTGAGGGCAAAGACTACATCGTACAAGATGGCGATGTTATGCACTTTAGGTTTAATGTTTAA